In Streptomyces chartreusis NRRL 3882, the following are encoded in one genomic region:
- a CDS encoding FG-GAP and VCBS repeat-containing protein produces MARRTALPAAAVALVAAVCTPFMTAPAASAAPAKLSDDFNGDGYRDFVMLGGSHAKDGRVTVVYGTPSGPGTRVQIIHQDSAGIPGAVEAEDGWGSASTTADLDRDGFADLVVSSPGEDVGTIQSRGGLTVVWGSAKGLGSGTVFNSPVPQEYEGQGDHFGEEVVSGDFDGDGDQDLAVTSHSRSGVVVLKGPFTRAGGKSGWDSLGGSYGYLWAPNLVAGRVTADAATDLYILGNDLQDGTSDLDLRAYFHRGGSTFTQRAGELRVPDDGGHQSGDILAIGDFDKDRYGDLAIGRGYETGDGERGYVTVQYGGSGGPDIARKPVKFTQNTTGVPGTSENEDFFGSAIAAGDVNGDGYADLAVGARGEDLGTKRNAGTVSVLLGRAGGLSGTGAKSYTQDTSGITGTTETEDQFGAYLKLTDYTRDGRADLVIDTNEQLGYEDRWGLVHLLKGSGSGITTTGSKAYSVTSLKLSYTRLGGPFTR; encoded by the coding sequence ATGGCCAGACGTACCGCCCTCCCCGCTGCTGCCGTGGCCCTCGTGGCAGCGGTCTGCACACCGTTCATGACGGCCCCCGCGGCGTCGGCGGCCCCCGCCAAGCTGTCCGACGACTTCAACGGCGACGGCTACCGCGACTTCGTCATGCTGGGCGGCTCGCACGCCAAGGACGGCCGGGTCACCGTCGTCTACGGCACGCCGTCCGGTCCCGGCACCCGCGTCCAGATCATCCACCAGGACTCGGCGGGCATCCCGGGTGCGGTGGAAGCGGAGGACGGGTGGGGGTCCGCCTCCACCACGGCCGACCTCGACCGCGACGGCTTCGCCGATCTGGTCGTCTCCTCGCCCGGCGAGGACGTCGGCACCATCCAGTCCCGTGGCGGGCTGACCGTCGTCTGGGGCAGCGCCAAGGGCCTTGGCTCGGGCACCGTCTTCAACTCCCCGGTCCCGCAGGAGTACGAGGGCCAGGGCGACCACTTCGGCGAGGAGGTGGTGTCTGGCGACTTCGACGGTGACGGCGACCAGGACCTGGCCGTCACCAGCCACAGCCGCTCCGGCGTGGTCGTTCTCAAGGGTCCCTTCACCCGTGCCGGCGGCAAGAGCGGCTGGGACTCCCTCGGCGGCTCCTACGGCTACCTGTGGGCCCCCAACCTCGTCGCCGGCCGGGTCACCGCCGACGCCGCCACTGACCTGTACATCCTCGGCAACGACCTCCAGGACGGCACCAGCGACCTGGACCTGCGGGCCTACTTCCACCGCGGCGGCAGCACGTTCACCCAGCGGGCGGGCGAGCTGCGGGTGCCCGACGACGGGGGCCACCAGAGCGGCGACATTCTGGCCATCGGCGACTTCGACAAGGACCGCTACGGTGACCTGGCCATCGGCCGCGGCTACGAGACGGGCGACGGCGAACGCGGCTACGTGACCGTCCAGTACGGCGGCTCGGGTGGCCCCGACATCGCCCGCAAGCCCGTGAAGTTCACCCAGAACACCACGGGCGTGCCCGGCACGTCCGAGAACGAGGACTTCTTCGGCTCAGCCATTGCGGCCGGCGACGTCAACGGCGACGGCTACGCGGACCTCGCCGTCGGCGCCCGGGGCGAGGACCTCGGCACCAAGCGCAACGCCGGTACGGTCAGCGTCCTCCTCGGCCGCGCGGGCGGCCTGTCCGGGACCGGTGCCAAGTCCTACACCCAGGACACCTCCGGCATCACCGGTACGACCGAGACCGAGGACCAGTTCGGCGCCTACCTCAAGCTCACCGACTACACCCGCGACGGCCGGGCCGACCTCGTGATCGACACCAACGAACAGCTGGGCTACGAGGACCGCTGGGGCCTCGTCCACCTTCTGAAGGGCTCCGGCTCGGGCATCACGACGACGGGCTCGAAGGCGTACTCCGTGACGTCGCTGAAACTGTCGTACACGCGTCTGGGCGGGCCGTTCACACGCTGA
- a CDS encoding DUF3303 family protein gives MRMMMKARMDTQMSNQVTKGGAMPDSVKAAIERLKPEAAYFTPEGGRSMILVFDMQDSSELPSIADPFFQEMGAEVTFEPVMNLDELQRGLAALK, from the coding sequence ATGCGGATGATGATGAAGGCCCGCATGGACACCCAGATGTCGAATCAGGTGACGAAGGGTGGAGCGATGCCCGACTCAGTGAAAGCGGCCATCGAGCGGCTGAAGCCGGAGGCCGCCTACTTCACTCCTGAGGGCGGGCGCTCCATGATTCTGGTATTCGACATGCAGGACAGCTCGGAGTTGCCCTCCATCGCCGACCCGTTCTTCCAGGAGATGGGCGCGGAAGTCACATTCGAGCCGGTCATGAACCTCGACGAATTGCAGAGGGGCCTTGCTGCCCTGAAGTAG
- a CDS encoding permease, translated as MPVRTTGGTGPVATTNPAPQETDETGSTDETTESAPGKDTGTGAGPNSDSDDARHLNSPLLLTLLLLTAVMLQGPIRGALSAPVMQSWMTVFVAVMVQALPFLVLGVLLSAAIAVFVPPSFFARALPKRPALAVPVAGVAGAVLPGCECASVPVAGALVRRGVTPAAALAFLLSAPAINPIVLTATAVAFPGNPEMVLARFVASLLVACAMGWLWHRVGRTDWLRPPDRPSYEGQGRGAAFWGSVRHDVTHAGGFLVIGAMAAATLKAVVPEEWLRAAAGNPVFSVLALAVLAVLLSICSEADAFVAASLTQFSLTARLTFLVVGPMIDLKLFAMQAGTFGRAFALRFAPATFALAVVVSALTGTVLL; from the coding sequence ATGCCCGTGCGCACGACCGGAGGTACCGGGCCCGTGGCCACCACGAACCCCGCCCCGCAGGAGACCGACGAGACCGGCAGCACCGACGAGACCACGGAGTCGGCACCCGGTAAGGACACGGGCACGGGCGCGGGCCCGAACTCGGACTCCGACGACGCCCGCCACCTCAACTCCCCTCTCCTGCTCACCCTCCTCCTGCTCACGGCGGTCATGCTCCAGGGCCCGATCCGCGGAGCCCTGTCCGCACCGGTGATGCAGAGCTGGATGACGGTGTTCGTCGCGGTCATGGTCCAGGCGCTGCCGTTCCTGGTGCTCGGCGTGCTGCTGTCGGCGGCGATCGCGGTGTTCGTGCCGCCGTCCTTCTTCGCCCGCGCCCTGCCGAAGCGCCCGGCCCTGGCGGTCCCGGTCGCGGGCGTGGCGGGCGCGGTGCTGCCCGGCTGCGAGTGCGCGTCGGTGCCGGTGGCCGGGGCACTGGTCCGCCGAGGGGTCACACCGGCGGCGGCCCTGGCGTTCCTCCTCTCGGCGCCCGCCATCAACCCGATCGTGCTGACGGCGACGGCCGTGGCCTTCCCGGGCAACCCGGAGATGGTCCTGGCCCGTTTCGTCGCCAGCCTGCTGGTGGCCTGCGCGATGGGCTGGCTCTGGCACCGCGTCGGCCGCACGGACTGGCTGCGCCCGCCGGACAGACCCTCGTACGAGGGGCAGGGCAGGGGGGCGGCCTTCTGGGGCTCGGTGCGCCATGACGTGACGCACGCGGGCGGCTTCCTGGTGATCGGTGCGATGGCCGCGGCGACGCTGAAGGCGGTGGTGCCGGAGGAGTGGCTGCGCGCGGCGGCCGGGAATCCGGTGTTCTCGGTGCTGGCCCTCGCGGTGCTCGCCGTCCTGCTGTCCATCTGCTCGGAGGCGGACGCGTTCGTGGCGGCGTCCCTGACCCAGTTCTCGCTGACGGCCCGTCTGACGTTCCTGGTCGTGGGGCCGATGATCGACCTGAAGCTCTTCGCGATGCAGGCGGGCACCTTCGGCCGGGCCTTCGCCCTGCGCTTCGCCCCCGCCACGTTCGCCCTGGCCGTCGTCGTGTCGGCCCTGACCGGAACGGTCCTGCTGTGA
- a CDS encoding sensor histidine kinase, producing MRGGPRFRLRGGLRARLVVAFGLVAAVAAATTGALTFREARTGVLQQSQDAVIRQLRTQLNERAPEIGYPPDQSVLQDLATEVAATEAAGSRRVLVTYGELSATSVPGDSFPELTPALREAVASSRATVFQRVRDGERTSLAVGMSVTFGGPDRSRLASGVRVFLVVPQTAEQAYVDALVTAVERAMIAALLLAVVLALFAARGVLLPVRALRHATRRIAEGRLDTRLAVNGSDELADLSHTFNETAAALEASVAELRDMEARARRFAADVSHELRTPLAAMSAVTDVLDEDAARLDPDTATAVRLISEETVKLARLVDDLMEISRFDAGAAVLHLDEIDLAESIRRTLASRGWSGAVQTHLPPPDQVRGRVDPRRLDVVVANLIGNALKHGERPVSVRLSRAPAEVTVIEAAVIEVRDSGPGIPDDVLPYVFERFYKSDTARTRSEGSGLGLSITVENVRIHGGSVRAANHPAGGAVFTVELPLRRDESSEEGRS from the coding sequence GTGAGGGGCGGTCCGCGGTTCCGTCTCAGGGGCGGTCTGCGGGCCCGGCTGGTGGTGGCCTTCGGACTCGTCGCCGCCGTTGCCGCCGCCACAACCGGCGCGCTCACCTTCCGCGAGGCGCGTACCGGGGTGCTCCAGCAGAGCCAGGACGCCGTCATACGACAGCTGCGAACCCAGCTCAACGAGCGTGCCCCCGAGATCGGTTATCCTCCGGACCAGTCGGTGCTGCAGGACCTCGCGACCGAGGTGGCGGCCACCGAGGCGGCGGGAAGCCGGCGCGTGCTGGTCACGTACGGCGAGCTCAGCGCGACCTCCGTGCCCGGTGACTCCTTCCCGGAACTGACGCCCGCGCTGCGCGAGGCCGTCGCGTCCAGCCGGGCCACCGTCTTCCAACGGGTACGGGACGGCGAGCGCACCTCGCTCGCCGTCGGCATGTCGGTCACCTTCGGCGGCCCCGACCGGTCACGGCTGGCCTCCGGGGTCCGGGTGTTCCTGGTCGTTCCGCAGACCGCGGAACAGGCCTACGTCGACGCCCTGGTCACCGCCGTCGAACGGGCCATGATCGCGGCCCTGTTGCTCGCCGTCGTGCTCGCCCTGTTCGCCGCGCGGGGCGTGTTGCTGCCGGTGCGGGCCCTCCGGCACGCCACGCGCCGTATCGCCGAAGGGCGTCTGGACACCCGGCTCGCGGTCAACGGTTCCGACGAACTCGCCGATCTCTCCCACACGTTCAACGAGACGGCGGCCGCCCTGGAGGCGTCGGTGGCCGAGCTGCGCGACATGGAGGCCCGGGCCCGCCGCTTCGCCGCGGACGTCTCGCACGAACTGCGCACCCCGCTGGCCGCCATGTCCGCCGTCACCGACGTTCTCGACGAGGACGCCGCCCGGCTGGACCCGGACACCGCCACCGCGGTCCGGCTGATCAGCGAGGAGACCGTCAAACTGGCCCGCCTCGTCGACGACTTGATGGAGATATCCCGGTTCGACGCGGGCGCGGCGGTGCTGCACCTCGACGAGATCGACCTGGCCGAGTCGATCCGGCGCACGCTCGCCTCCCGCGGCTGGTCGGGGGCGGTCCAGACGCACCTGCCACCGCCCGACCAGGTGCGCGGACGCGTCGACCCGCGCCGCCTCGACGTGGTCGTCGCCAACCTAATCGGCAACGCCCTGAAGCACGGGGAACGTCCTGTGTCCGTGCGCCTGAGCCGGGCCCCCGCCGAGGTGACGGTGATCGAGGCGGCTGTCATCGAGGTGCGGGACAGCGGGCCCGGCATCCCGGACGACGTCCTGCCGTACGTCTTCGAACGGTTCTACAAGTCGGACACCGCCCGGACCCGCTCCGAGGGCAGCGGCCTCGGCCTGTCGATCACCGTCGAGAACGTCCGGATCCATGGCGGCAGCGTCCGCGCGGCCAACCATCCGGCGGGCGGCGCCGTCTTCACCGTGGAACTCCCGCTGCGGCGGGACGAGTCGTCCGAGGAGGGCAGGTCATGA
- a CDS encoding TIGR03943 family putative permease subunit, translated as MNRLAQTALLFLLGATLLHAGLTDLYLRYVKAGLRPLVLLAGVVLIATAAATLWYERRHARGQQRHHHEPRVSWLLTLPVLALILVSPPALGSYSAAHTGTALTKPFGFPDLPAGDPLRLGVADYAGRAVYDDGRSLRDRELKITGFVTLDRAGTPYLVRMGLNCCAADAQPVKIALTGNIPPVLSPDTWLEITGRYTPRRTEDPVNDGPIPYLEVTSSRPVPAPADPYDETWNT; from the coding sequence GTGAACCGCCTGGCCCAGACGGCCCTCCTCTTCCTGCTCGGCGCGACGCTCCTGCACGCCGGTCTCACCGACCTGTACCTGCGCTACGTCAAGGCGGGCCTGCGCCCGCTGGTGCTGCTGGCGGGCGTGGTGCTGATCGCGACGGCGGCGGCGACGCTCTGGTACGAACGCCGCCACGCACGCGGGCAACAGCGCCACCATCACGAGCCCCGTGTCTCCTGGCTCCTCACCCTCCCCGTCCTCGCCCTGATCCTGGTCTCCCCGCCGGCCCTGGGCTCCTACAGCGCGGCCCACACGGGCACGGCCCTGACGAAGCCCTTCGGCTTCCCGGACCTCCCCGCCGGCGACCCCCTCCGGCTCGGCGTGGCCGACTACGCGGGCCGGGCGGTCTACGACGACGGCCGATCCCTGCGCGACCGCGAGCTGAAGATCACCGGCTTCGTCACGCTGGACCGGGCGGGCACCCCCTACCTGGTCCGCATGGGCCTCAACTGCTGCGCGGCCGACGCCCAGCCGGTCAAGATCGCCCTGACCGGCAACATCCCCCCGGTCCTGAGCCCGGACACCTGGCTGGAGATCACCGGCCGTTACACCCCCCGCCGGACCGAGGACCCGGTCAACGACGGCCCGATCCCGTACCTCGAAGTCACCAGCTCCAGACCGGTACCGGCACCGGCCGACCCGTACGACGAGACGTGGAACACCTGA
- a CDS encoding response regulator transcription factor yields MPRVLLIEDDRAVREGVALALRRQNHDVAASATGEEGMDRLRSFRPDIVVLDLMLPGMTGLDVCRSIRAVDQTLPIIMATARGDEVDIVVGLETGADDYVVKPVQARALDARIRAVLRRAGAAPTGEGLPKIDTYGELAVDRAGFTVTMNGAPIALAPSEMRLLLTLSASPGQVFSRQQLLEAVWEHDYHGDARLVDACVKRLRTKMSEPPRAPRYIHTVRGFGYRFAAP; encoded by the coding sequence ATGCCACGTGTACTGCTGATCGAAGACGACCGCGCCGTCCGCGAGGGCGTCGCCCTGGCCCTCAGACGCCAGAACCACGACGTCGCCGCCTCCGCGACCGGGGAGGAGGGGATGGACCGGCTGCGGTCCTTCCGACCGGACATCGTGGTCCTCGATCTGATGCTGCCCGGCATGACCGGGCTGGACGTGTGCCGGAGCATACGGGCCGTCGACCAGACACTGCCGATCATCATGGCGACCGCACGGGGGGACGAAGTGGACATCGTTGTCGGTCTGGAGACGGGAGCCGACGACTACGTGGTCAAGCCTGTACAGGCCCGCGCGCTCGACGCGCGCATCCGCGCCGTCCTGCGCCGCGCGGGCGCAGCCCCCACCGGGGAAGGGCTTCCGAAGATCGACACCTACGGCGAACTGGCCGTCGACCGGGCCGGGTTCACCGTCACGATGAACGGCGCGCCCATCGCCCTCGCCCCCTCCGAGATGCGGCTCCTGCTCACCCTCTCCGCCTCGCCGGGCCAGGTCTTCAGCCGCCAGCAACTACTGGAGGCCGTCTGGGAGCACGACTACCACGGCGACGCCCGCCTGGTGGACGCCTGCGTCAAACGACTGCGAACCAAGATGTCCGAGCCGCCCCGCGCACCCCGCTACATCCACACTGTGCGCGGTTTCGGCTACCGCTTCGCGGCCCCGTGA
- a CDS encoding NAD-binding protein has product MIVCGDDGLAHRLAAELRGVYGEQVTLVVPPSGRRVRQPVVGRARAASAALLDRVSAAVNRTGTGGAEPAANEQIVEAPDVTEAVLTDVGADRAAALALVYDDDETNIRAALTARRLNPRIRLVLRLYNRRLGQHIEELLDQTAAVASGTGPGTGGGLDASTTVLSDADTAAPALAATALVGTSKVVQTEGLVLRAVERQPPRPGEVADPGLCTLALLSATSNDPAGADGSEGSGEQGPRLLPDEAAVASATGRGTVVLEQVSYSGPSLPTGRGGVPPFASLFSRRLRWSLAGLVGCVLALAVALMFVTGEHPLYATYVTLLDLFGINDPAYHESTGRQVLQLLSGLVGLLLLPVLLAAVLEALGTFRSASALRKPPRGLGGHVVLLGLGKIGTRVLTRLRELHIPVVCVESDPEARGMATARRLRVPVVLGDVTQEGVLEAAKIHRAHALLALTSADTTNLEAALYARSVRPDLRVVLRLYDDDFATAVYRTLRAAHPFALTRSRSVSHLAAPAFAGAMMGRQILGAIPVERRVLLFAEVDVAGHPQLEGRTVGQAFRAGAWRVLALNTAPPGGRRGEGESPEEEGAPASGLVWDLPPTYVLGADDRVVLAATRRGLAELLGRRRRERAGA; this is encoded by the coding sequence ATGATCGTGTGCGGGGACGACGGGCTCGCGCACCGCCTGGCCGCCGAACTGCGCGGTGTGTACGGCGAACAGGTCACGCTCGTGGTGCCGCCCTCGGGGCGCCGGGTGCGGCAGCCGGTCGTCGGACGGGCCCGGGCCGCCTCTGCGGCCCTGCTCGACCGGGTCAGCGCGGCCGTCAACCGGACGGGCACGGGTGGCGCCGAACCGGCCGCGAACGAGCAGATCGTGGAGGCCCCCGACGTCACGGAGGCCGTGCTCACCGACGTGGGCGCCGACCGGGCGGCCGCCTTGGCGCTGGTGTACGACGACGACGAGACCAACATCCGCGCCGCGCTCACCGCCCGCAGGCTCAACCCCCGCATCAGGCTCGTACTCCGGCTGTACAACCGGCGGTTGGGCCAGCACATCGAGGAACTGCTCGACCAGACGGCGGCGGTGGCCTCCGGCACGGGGCCCGGCACGGGAGGCGGACTGGACGCGTCGACGACCGTGCTGTCCGACGCCGACACGGCCGCTCCGGCGCTGGCCGCCACCGCCCTCGTGGGCACCAGCAAGGTCGTCCAGACCGAAGGGCTCGTCCTGCGTGCCGTGGAGCGGCAGCCGCCGCGGCCGGGCGAGGTGGCCGACCCCGGCCTGTGCACCCTGGCGCTGCTGTCCGCGACGAGCAACGACCCGGCCGGGGCGGACGGTTCCGAGGGTAGCGGGGAGCAGGGGCCGCGACTGCTGCCGGACGAGGCGGCGGTGGCGTCGGCGACCGGGCGCGGGACCGTTGTCCTGGAGCAGGTGTCGTACTCCGGGCCGTCCCTGCCGACCGGGCGGGGCGGTGTACCGCCGTTCGCCTCGCTGTTCTCACGCCGGCTGCGGTGGTCACTGGCCGGGCTGGTGGGGTGTGTGCTCGCGCTCGCCGTCGCGTTGATGTTCGTGACCGGGGAGCATCCGCTGTACGCCACGTACGTCACGCTCCTCGACCTGTTCGGCATCAACGATCCCGCGTACCACGAGTCGACCGGGCGGCAGGTGCTGCAACTGCTCTCCGGGCTGGTCGGGTTGCTGCTGCTGCCGGTGCTGCTGGCCGCGGTGCTGGAGGCACTGGGCACGTTCCGCAGCGCGTCGGCGCTGCGGAAGCCGCCTCGGGGGCTCGGCGGACATGTGGTGCTGCTCGGGCTCGGCAAGATCGGCACGCGGGTGCTGACGCGGCTGCGGGAGCTGCACATTCCGGTGGTGTGCGTCGAGTCCGACCCGGAGGCCAGGGGGATGGCCACGGCGCGGCGGCTGCGGGTGCCGGTGGTGCTCGGGGATGTCACGCAGGAAGGGGTACTGGAGGCCGCGAAGATCCATCGCGCGCATGCCTTGCTGGCGTTGACCAGCGCGGATACGACGAATCTGGAGGCCGCGTTGTACGCGCGGTCCGTGCGGCCCGATCTGCGGGTCGTGCTGCGGCTGTACGACGACGACTTCGCGACCGCGGTGTACCGGACACTGCGGGCCGCGCATCCGTTCGCCCTCACGCGGAGCCGGAGTGTGTCCCATCTGGCTGCGCCCGCGTTCGCCGGGGCGATGATGGGGCGGCAGATTCTGGGGGCGATTCCGGTCGAGCGGCGCGTGTTGCTGTTCGCGGAGGTGGATGTGGCCGGGCATCCGCAGTTGGAGGGGCGGACGGTGGGGCAGGCGTTCCGGGCGGGGGCCTGGCGGGTGCTGGCGCTCAACACGGCACCTCCTGGGGGGCGGCGGGGCGAAGGGGAAAGTCCGGAGGAGGAAGGAGCGCCGGCTTCGGGGCTGGTGTGGGATCTGCCTCCTACGTATGTGCTGGGGGCGGATGATCGGGTGGTGCTGGCGGCTACGCGGCGGGGGTTGGCGGAGTTGCTGGGGCGGAGGCGGCGGGAGCGGGCGGGGGCGTAG
- a CDS encoding prolyl oligopeptidase family serine peptidase, whose protein sequence is MTESNGSDARDQRDQHEQEVQAAQQERMPDWEKRFRAPRVSLPDWAEDAPDRSLFVSNATGTYELYAWDRKTGEQRQVTDRPNGTTDGVLSPDGAWIWWFDDKDGDEFGVWRRQPFTGGADELAAEGLDASYPAGLALGRDGRTAVVGRSTDEDGTTIHLVRTGEAPVEIYRHRESAGVGDLSHDGSLIAIEHTEHGDAMHSALRVLRTDGTPVADLDDTEGGTRELGLEVLGFAPVDGDTRLLIGHQRRGRWEPLVWDVASGEETDLALELPGDVSAEWYPDGTGLLIAHSFEARSELFRYDLASRALTEIPTPPGTVSGATARPDGSVEYMWSSAAEPSAVRSTSGGVVLDPPGMKSPGSVPVEDVWVEGPGGRIHALVQKPTGTTGPLPTVFDIHGGPTWHDSDSFAAGPAAWIDHGYAVIRVNYRGSTGYGRAWTDALKHRVGLIELEDIAAVREWAVTSGLADPDRLILTGGSWGGYLTLLGLGVQPDAWTLGIAAVPVADYVTAYHDEMEALKAMDRTLLGGTPEEVPDRFEASSPLTYVDRVKAPVYISAGVNDPRCPIRQIENYVKRLEARGAVHEVYRYDAGHGSLVVDERIKQVRLELEFAERHLKK, encoded by the coding sequence ATGACTGAGAGCAACGGATCCGACGCGCGGGATCAGCGGGACCAGCACGAGCAAGAGGTACAGGCGGCACAGCAGGAGCGGATGCCGGACTGGGAGAAGCGCTTCCGGGCGCCCCGGGTGTCCCTGCCCGACTGGGCGGAGGACGCGCCGGACCGCTCCCTGTTCGTGTCGAACGCGACGGGGACGTACGAGCTGTACGCCTGGGACCGGAAGACGGGCGAGCAGCGCCAGGTGACGGACCGGCCGAACGGCACGACGGACGGTGTGCTGTCACCGGACGGCGCCTGGATCTGGTGGTTCGACGACAAGGACGGCGACGAGTTCGGCGTCTGGCGCCGCCAGCCCTTCACGGGCGGCGCGGACGAGCTCGCCGCCGAGGGCCTGGACGCCTCCTACCCGGCGGGCCTCGCCCTCGGCCGTGACGGGCGCACGGCGGTCGTCGGCCGATCGACCGACGAGGACGGTACGACGATCCACCTCGTCCGCACCGGCGAGGCGCCGGTGGAGATCTACCGCCACCGCGAATCGGCGGGCGTCGGCGACCTCTCCCACGACGGCTCGCTCATCGCCATCGAGCACACCGAGCACGGCGACGCCATGCACTCCGCCCTGCGCGTCCTGCGCACCGACGGCACCCCGGTCGCCGACCTCGACGACACCGAGGGCGGTACGCGCGAGCTGGGCCTGGAGGTCCTCGGCTTCGCCCCCGTGGACGGCGACACCCGTCTCCTCATCGGCCACCAGCGCCGGGGCCGCTGGGAGCCCCTGGTCTGGGACGTCGCCTCCGGCGAGGAGACGGACCTGGCGCTGGAACTGCCGGGCGACGTCAGCGCCGAGTGGTACCCGGACGGCACCGGCCTGCTCATCGCGCACAGCTTCGAGGCCCGCAGCGAGCTGTTCCGCTACGACCTGGCGAGCCGCGCCCTGACCGAGATCCCGACCCCGCCCGGCACGGTGTCCGGTGCCACGGCCCGGCCCGACGGCAGCGTGGAGTACATGTGGTCCTCGGCCGCCGAGCCCTCGGCGGTCCGCTCCACGTCCGGCGGTGTCGTGCTCGACCCGCCCGGCATGAAGTCACCCGGCTCGGTGCCGGTGGAGGACGTGTGGGTGGAGGGGCCGGGCGGCCGCATCCACGCCCTCGTCCAGAAGCCGACGGGCACCACCGGCCCGCTCCCCACGGTCTTCGACATCCACGGCGGCCCGACCTGGCACGACAGCGACTCCTTCGCGGCGGGCCCGGCGGCGTGGATCGACCACGGCTACGCGGTGATCCGTGTCAACTACCGCGGCTCCACGGGCTACGGCCGTGCCTGGACGGACGCCCTGAAGCACCGCGTGGGCCTCATCGAGCTGGAGGACATCGCCGCGGTCCGCGAATGGGCCGTCACCTCGGGCCTCGCCGATCCCGACCGCCTGATCCTCACCGGCGGCTCCTGGGGCGGCTACCTCACCCTGCTCGGCCTCGGCGTCCAGCCCGACGCGTGGACGCTGGGCATCGCGGCGGTGCCCGTCGCCGACTACGTCACGGCCTACCACGACGAGATGGAAGCGCTGAAGGCCATGGACCGCACGCTTCTCGGCGGCACCCCCGAGGAGGTCCCCGACCGCTTCGAGGCCTCGTCCCCCCTCACATACGTCGACCGGGTCAAGGCACCGGTCTACATCTCGGCCGGCGTCAACGACCCGCGCTGCCCGATCCGCCAGATCGAGAACTACGTCAAGCGCCTGGAGGCGAGAGGCGCGGTCCACGAGGTGTACCGCTACGACGCCGGGCACGGCTCACTGGTGGTGGACGAACGGATCAAGCAGGTGAGACTGGAACTGGAGTTCGCGGAGAGGCACCTGAAGAAGTAG
- a CDS encoding DUF3152 domain-containing protein: MAVFGAVGGSVAVWLSSDAGHAPAAARPEAGSGTSAVAGRSGADGPPPATGPDAPAGSPATERDAPAGSPAARRTTEPPESEPHPSSAPLPHSGPGTFVTAPGDSAKAGEGTALRYRVEVEDGIMLSAADTAEEVEHILADPRGWTADGHSAFQRVSTGPADFVVRLATPTTVDKFCAEGGLDTGGKVNCSVDRNVMVNLRRWVLATPVYAKDVTAYRALIINHEVGHFLGHGHVTCPGPGKPAPAMMQQIKGMSGCVPNVWPYDSDGRQITGPAVP; encoded by the coding sequence TTGGCCGTCTTCGGGGCCGTGGGCGGCTCGGTGGCCGTGTGGCTGTCGTCCGACGCGGGGCATGCGCCGGCGGCGGCGCGGCCGGAGGCAGGTTCCGGGACATCGGCGGTGGCCGGACGAAGCGGCGCCGACGGGCCCCCGCCGGCGACTGGGCCGGACGCCCCCGCCGGAAGTCCGGCGACCGAACGGGACGCCCCCGCCGGAAGCCCGGCGGCACGCCGGACCACCGAGCCACCGGAATCGGAGCCGCACCCTTCCAGTGCGCCTCTTCCTCACAGCGGTCCGGGAACCTTCGTCACCGCGCCCGGCGACAGCGCGAAGGCCGGCGAGGGAACGGCACTTCGCTACCGCGTCGAGGTGGAGGACGGCATCATGCTGTCCGCCGCCGACACCGCCGAAGAGGTGGAACACATCCTGGCCGACCCGCGCGGCTGGACGGCCGACGGACACTCGGCGTTCCAGCGGGTGTCCACCGGCCCCGCCGACTTCGTGGTCCGCCTCGCCACCCCGACGACCGTCGACAAGTTCTGCGCCGAGGGCGGCCTCGACACAGGCGGCAAGGTCAACTGCAGCGTGGACCGCAACGTGATGGTGAACCTCAGGCGCTGGGTGCTGGCGACTCCCGTCTACGCCAAGGACGTCACCGCCTACCGCGCCCTGATCATCAACCACGAGGTGGGCCACTTCCTCGGCCACGGCCATGTCACCTGCCCCGGGCCGGGCAAACCGGCCCCCGCGATGATGCAGCAGATCAAGGGCATGTCCGGCTGCGTCCCCAATGTCTGGCCGTACGACAGCGACGGCCGCCAGATCACGGGCCCCGCCGTCCCGTGA